AAGCACTTTGTCCCCACGGGGCGCGGGGacccgccgccggggccgggtcCCCATATTGCACCAAAGCCCACGGCGGAGCCCCGGGGGCCGGTccgcgggggtgggggtgggtgtccccgggtgggggtgtgtggaggggggtccccgtgcccccccccccctcgcctcggggccgggcggggagggggctcggggggcgcggcggggggggggggggggggggtcagttGTGGAAGAAGGCGTTGAGCTCCTCGTACATGGGGCCCCGCTCGTGCGGGAGGTGCATGTCGTAGGGGAAGATGTTCTCGGAGTGGACCCCCCCGCGCATCCCCGCCGAACCGAAGACCAGGTTGTGGCCGGCGGGCCGGGAAGCGGGCAGCGCCGAGTAGTGCATAGAGTAGTGATAGCTTTTCTCGTGGTCGGGGGAAGAAGAGTCCTGCTTGAGGGAGAAGTTGCCGTTGATGCAGAGCGGGGGGCTGAGCCCACCGTCGTACTCCGAGCTGTTGTAGTCGGGGGACGCGTTGCCGTAGAGGCTCTCGTAGGCGGAGGCGCAGTAGCTGTGTGTCCTCAGCCCGTGGGaaccggggccggcggcgggcgggcacTGCGCCGCGGCCAGCCGCGAGCAGGGGTAGGGGTAGGGGTGCACGGCGAAAGAGGCGTTGGGGCCGTGGAAACGGCCGCCCTCCTGCCCTTGCTCCGTGAGGAAATTGCGGGAATtgagctgcaggcagccggCCACCAGGTTGGTGGTGGGCTGCGACAGCCCCTTGCACAGAGTCTGCACGTAGGAAACCAGGTCGGGCCGCTTGCCCGAGCGCAGGATCTCGGAGAGAGCCCAGATGTAGTTCTTGGCCAAGCGGAGGGTCTCGATTTTAGAgagcttttgggttttggagTAGCAGGGAACCACTTTCCGCAGGTTGTCCAGGGCGGCGTTCAGGTCGTGCATGCGGTTCCGCTCCCGGGCGTTCGCCTTCTGCCGCCGCAGCTTGGAGCGCTCCAGCCGCGCCTTGGTCATTTTGCGCTTCTTGGGGCCGCGCTTCTTGGGCCGCTCGCCCTCCGCCTCCTCcaagccttcctcctcctcctcctcctcctcctcgtccccGCCtagctccccttcctccttgctCTCCCCCAGCGAGCCCTCGGGCGGCTCctcggggagggggcagccctTCCCCGCCCGCTCCTCCTTCTCGCTGCGGGCATCCTCCTCGCACTCCTCGGCCCAGCCGGCGAATTTCGGCACTTCGGGGACCAGGCTGGGCTCGCTGAAAAGTCGCGTCAACATGGTGGCTGCAGCGGGGGGCAAAGAGCCAGGCGTTaccggcggccccgccgcccccccgcctccctcccgcccccccccccccccaacctccgCCCCGGGAGCGGCTCCGCGGCGC
The sequence above is a segment of the Pelecanus crispus isolate bPelCri1 chromosome 18, bPelCri1.pri, whole genome shotgun sequence genome. Coding sequences within it:
- the NEUROD2 gene encoding neurogenic differentiation factor 2 — its product is MLTRLFSEPSLVPEVPKFAGWAEECEEDARSEKEERAGKGCPLPEEPPEGSLGESKEEGELGGDEEEEEEEEEGLEEAEGERPKKRGPKKRKMTKARLERSKLRRQKANARERNRMHDLNAALDNLRKVVPCYSKTQKLSKIETLRLAKNYIWALSEILRSGKRPDLVSYVQTLCKGLSQPTTNLVAGCLQLNSRNFLTEQGQEGGRFHGPNASFAVHPYPYPCSRLAAAQCPPAAGPGSHGLRTHSYCASAYESLYGNASPDYNSSEYDGGLSPPLCINGNFSLKQDSSSPDHEKSYHYSMHYSALPASRPAGHNLVFGSAGMRGGVHSENIFPYDMHLPHERGPMYEELNAFFHN